CCAGCAGCATggaatgtgatatatatatagtgcagtataacccagtttaaatggacgtGCCAGCAGCATggaatgtgatatatatatagtgcagTATAACCCAGTTTAATGGACGTGCCAGCAGCATggaatgtgatatatatatagtgcagtataacccagtttaaatggacgtGCCAGCAGCATggaatgtgatatatatatagtgcagtataacccagtttaaatggacgtGCCAGCAGCATggaatgtgatatatatatagtgcagtataacccagtttaaatggacgtGCCAGCAGCATggaatgtgatatatatatataatgcagtataacccagtttaaatggacgtGCCAGCAGCATggaatgtgatatatatatagtgcagtataacccagtttaaatggacgtGCCAGCAGCATggaatgtgatatatatatagtgcagtataacccagtttaaatggacgtGCCAGCAGCATggaatgtgatatatatatagtgcagtataacccagtttaaatggacgtGCCAGCAGCATggaatgtgatatatatatagtgcagtataacccagtttaaatggacgtGCCAGCAGCATggaatgtgatatatatatagtgcagtataacccagtttaaatggacgtGCCAGCAGCATggaatgtgatatatatatagtgcagtataacccagtttaaatggacgtGCCAGCAGCATggaatgtgatatatatatagtgcagtataacccagtttaaatggacgtGCCAGCAGCATggaatgtgatatatatatagtgcagTATAACCCAGTTTAATGGACGTGCCAGCAGCATggaatgtgatatatatatagtgcagtataacccagtttaaatggacgtGCCAGCAGCATggaatgtgatatatatatagtgcagtataacccagtttaaatggacgtGCCAGCAGCATggaatgtgatatatatatagtgcagtataacccagtttaaatggacgtGCCAGCAGCATggaatgtgatatatatatagtgcagtataacccagtttaaatggacgtGCCAGCAGCATggaatgtgatatatatatagtgcagtataacccagtttaaatggacgtGCCAGCAGCATggaatgtgatatatatatagtgcagtataacccagtttaaatggacgtGCCAGCAGCATggaatgtgatatatatatagtgcagtataacccagtttaaatggacgtGCCAGCAGCATggaatgtgatatatatatagtgcagTATAACCCAGTTTAATGGACGTGCCAGCAGCATggaatgtgatatatatatagtgcagtataacccagtttaaatggacgtGCCAGCAGCATggaatgtgatatatatatagtgcagtataacccagtttaaatggacgtGCCAGCAGCATggaatgtgatatatatatagtgcagtataacccagtttaaatggacgtGCCAGCAGCATggaatgtgatatatatatataatgcagtATAACACTGTTGCAGAGACAGGAGCAAATATGTATGATTTTACGGTTTGCAAATGTTTTTGACTGTTAAACTTCATTCACTTTACCTGTGAAAAAAATGTTAGCGGATTTACAGTAAGGGCAACTAAATTTTGCGGAAGATAATTGGTCCACTAACGGTTTTCTAAGTTATCGGAAATGCTAATCAACTAACTAAAAAGTTAGCCTCGCTAATTAGTGGTTAGCAGATTAGCAGAAGCCTGCCCACCGCTGGAATCTGGGAATATGTTTTGTCGGCGACACAGCATCACTGATGAGGTTTTACAAAACTGTAACGGATATGAATGGTGGCACAACCCAGTAGAGAAGGAATGGACCACATCAGATTTCACTCACAGCCCCCGGAAAGGCAACCATCAAAAATCTTTCAGGGATTTAACAGCTTTGGTGAGGTTGCTGTAAAACTGAGCCATGCTGGAGGGGAAGAAGGAGTCGACGACTGAGCGGGGCAGGTAGCCCCCCAGGTCTGTCTGGAAGAAGCTCAGCAGCTGAGTCTTATTTGGCTCCCTGGGGACAAAAAAAGCAGATCCATGAAGCTATAGTGAGCAGAATCTAAAGACTCAAGCAGGCACTTTATCACACAGATTTTCAAAAGAAgaaaacatatatattttaattaaaattcctTTTCAAGGCCTTTAACAGTTAcctgtaaaattattattactgcctTATTGTTATAACATTATTCTGTCCTTTCTGCATACAATGTATAGTTATCTACTGCCCTCTTGTGTCCACTATAGTAGATGCACAATGACATCTAGGTATTTCCATGTGAAATACAGTAGTATTTACAGAGTCTCTCCCATGACTTACCCAGGGACGGGAACACAGAAGCAGCCACAGGGGTGGTTAAACCCTCTAACAAACCCAGACTGCGGGGGACAATCGCAGTGATCTACATGGGTAGCTGCAGAACAGAACAGGTCACATGTACAAACACTGCTGGGAGAAAGCAGCAATAACACAGAAATTCACTGTTCATTGTTATGTGTACATATTACGAACCGTTGGACGTAATCCTGCCGTCTTCATAGCGCTTTACTAGAACCACATCCACAAAGTCTCGAGGTGCGATGATGCCCATGGCGGCCGAGGGGGTGACGGTACGACACACAGACACGGTCTGGGCGTAGGGGGCAAACACACCAGCATGTGGAAACAAAAACACCGTGTTCTATACAAAAGAATATCATTTTGTAGGCTTATAAATTAGCAATATCAAGTTTGTCTGGATAAAAGCTTCAGAAAGCAAATGAATATAAACATAACATACAACGCAGTGCAAAAGTTTTAAGCAATGAAagaaaattgtttaaataatcttcatgttggtgtagaACAGGTTACTCaattatttgtccccgaggtcCAAATTCCATCCACGACACCAAGCCAAAGTCCACTGCCGTTTTCCGGAGTAGACTTTACTGGGGGATCCTTCCCACAACTCAATAACGgtttggtctggatttggaaAGGAATCTGCCATTTGATCATCCCTGGTGTAGAACTATGGTATTATGTATGTCAAAGTATGTTAGCTtggccatttcaaaacctctgctagAATTCAGTGCATGCAGTACCCATCCAATATACCCATGTGCAGCATTCCACTACAAGTATACCATGTTGCTCTTCTAGCCATCCTAGGAGACACTGTGCAATTATTTTTATCGTGTCACCTGTTCATTTGCCTGTATTATAATGTTACATCGTGTTTTTGAGCAAATATACCCCGATAAATAGcagtaaacattttatttggcTGCCTCAGACTTTTGCGTAGTACTGCATGTGTTACGATACTCTGGGAGCCCAGACTGCATGATCGCATACTCACGTCGTTCACCGTTTCAATCAGCTCAAACTTCTTGACGTTCTCGTCCCATTTCACTCGCAGCCCGTCCGGTAGCGGCTTTAAACAGTCCCACACCCTCTCGGGGCTCGCACTGATAACCCCATCGCCTTTGTATCTGGTGACATGAAATCAGAGACACTTTAAGGCAGcataaaaaaacagcacagaagAGAATAATCGTGTGTCCTCAACGAGGTTAACAACAGAATACACTTACGTAATCGAATAATACACtcatttttttccaacagctgACATCTATGAATTCCTTACAAACGACATTTAGTTCAGGTAAAGAATGATCTTTAATACATTACAGGGTGATGTCATTTTTAAGGCGAggtcaaaatggaaaatcatTAGGGACATTCGTGCGAAGAAATACTCACAAATTGCCGGGGAACTCGGCTGACGGGCGCCAGTAGACGGTAACCGCGTCCTGAGGATGAAGAAGCCGCACAAGCGCATGTCAGGGGGACCCTAATGTGACAGCACAGCAGGCAGAGAAATAACACCTGTTACACCCGGCGACATGCGGGTGGCGAAACGTCAGAGTGTCCCTTACTATTCGTGCGtgataattaaaatgtaggaAAAGCTCACGTACATAGCCGACAGTGGACTTGAGATTTAAAGGCACTTAATGGCACCCGGTTCTTCTAACATTAGTATTGGCCTCACTATTATTATATCCCTAATCACTACTATAGCTCCCCAGATCGTTTCAGCTGCATGACTATTAAATCTTCCATTTTACAGGTGAATAAATCCTTAATTGCACGTTGTAAACCTACCGTTTTCTTGCAGGCTTTCCATCCCGACTCGTCCTTGGAGTACGCGACGAGGCTGTCGGCCACGGCATTTGCTATATGCTGGTAATCCATTTTAAAGCTAAACTCAATGTCCAGGGATTTTCTGAACCACTAGCGCgtcttcttttattattattttttagcaATGATAAACGCTaattaaatacaaattaaatcaCACACCAACGACTTATTCTGTCTTTGATTTGCGTGGAAGGCAAAACCTAAAAGGAAGCAGGGATGGTATTATTTCAGTAGCTCAGAATGACTGCAGACCCGACCTAATTCCTGTGTATAAGTCACCTGTGAGCTGGTGCAAATACGGATATTTTTCCCTACAAGTAAAGAAACACACCTCAGGTGTTTTGCGATAAACGGTCCCTAGATAGCTCAAAATGAGATTCAGTCACTGCAGTACAGAAATCATCAGTTAGGCACATATAGTGAATCtgtcaataaaacaaaaatgtttaaaatgactGCATACATAGATAAATGTACAACTATTTTAAGATGTACTGTAACCGGCAACTCTTCCGCATTGTGGGCAGGCACATTTTTACGTTGTACTCCGGGAAATGTAGTTCATACAGACctacatttaaatacattagaGAACTGTACAAGACTACGTATCCCGTCATCCATCAGTACATTTCCAGTTATGAATTTTCTTAAGCTTTAGAAAGAGACgtgagagggaaaaaaaagctttttaaaattcattgAACAGTGAAATTGTGCAGTTGCGTTTTGTAACTACAAGTTCTTGTCATGGAAAAGTATTTATTGGGTATACTACTAATCCGTATCTTAAAGCACTACTGTATATCTTTGAATCATTAATAAGAAACAGAAATGAACTATAAGTTTAGCCGAAATCATACTAACAAAATAGACAATTTTACTATGATGTAGTATAATGAGATTAATCAAATTAGAACTGGATTTGCATTTGCTTAAACCGGTGTTACTATTAGGCTTAGAAATAGCATTCCCCTTAAATTATATtgattatattgattatgttaTGTTGCAATCAGGTTCTGCTATTATTATAGTATTAGGCCTATGCGAAGGCTACAAAGGGAGCAGGATCAGCCCGTAACTGCCTTATCACTTGAGTATTATAATGAACGTTACTACGTTTTTTAAtgtttcaagttttattgtcacataCATTTGGGTAATATAATGAAATTCTTGTACCACCGTTGTGGCGGCGGGGGTTGCATGGGTGGGCGATAAAACGTTCATTAGTACCCCATGCAATATAAAAAATAGTGCAATATAAGAAAGACGTGATAATAAGCAATGTGATATGGGGATGAGGCAGCAATACGGGACGTGCAAATTATACTATAGTGTTGAGAAAGTACAGGTCGTGCATGAACAATTACGCTTTAGCGACCGTTTCAAACTGAGAATTAAATTCACATACTGTTTGGAGCTTTGCACTGCGCTTATTGTTGTCATACATCAGCATAGATACCAAGAGCTGTATACTGAGAAACGGGAAAGGATTAGGTTCTAAACATCACAGGATAATGAATCCAGACACACTAACCTTGTTCCTGTTTTACTTTAGGCAATGTGTAGCCGATACCTTTAAGATTCTGAAACACAGGATAAGGTGTTACTATCCTTTGTGCAAAGATGAGGTGTTACTATCCTTTGTGCAAGCACATACAATAGGTTCACTGTTACTTGTCGGTGGATGGTGAAAATTAGACTTAGAGAAGTTTGGTGTAGGTTGAAAAATTTTGGGATGCATCATCAGTAGTGCTCCTCTGGCTCATGGGGTGTTTCGGCCTTTCACACTATACACCCTCACCTGAGGTGGCCAGCTATAGGGTGATCAGCCCTAAGCTTGTGTCCCATGCCCAATTAGACAAGAGAGTCGCCTTGATGTCAGATGACGGACATCTCATGAAACTATATATGACAGCCTAAGCTTGTCACTTAGgagcccagcagggggcattcCTCTTCAACCAGAGCCACTGGCTgcttctctctgctgcctctgATGCAGCTTTGATGGCTGCACACTGGCTCTGGCCCCTGATTCCCAGGTCTCTCAGCAGTTTGACGGTAGATGTTGCTACAAACCCTCTGCATCCAACTGCCATTGGGCGAACTTCTATGGTCCAGCCGCGATGTTGTGCAATAACCTGTTATCTTTAACgatgtaaaaacaaaaattcaaACTTGTGTCCTCTTTTCAGTGCCATaatgttaataaaaataaagccAGATAAGTGAATTGGACTAAATCCAGGGTACACAGCTCCCTCCATGGGCTGAATGTGGTCATGAGCGATACAAGGGTCCATGGTATGAGAGCAAAGTCAAGGTGCGTCTGGTAATGCAGCTCATCACCCTGGTGAACTCGAGAATGAAGTCATTGGCTGCTGTCTTCAGGATGACATCACACATTTTTTTCCTGGCCACTGAAAGGGACACAAATAAGCAGGTGAGGCCAAATGAGAACTCAGGATAGGTAATGAAATATCTGGTTTATGTTCCCTTGATCTGTGCTGTTCTGCAGCCTTGTTGACAGTTCTGACATGCTAATGAGATGAGGCCCATTTACAGCCCAGTTCACCTGAAAGGGACACAGTGCTGCAGTGGCCTGTGTCTGACTGGGGGGGAAACAGTGAGACACATAAAGGGAACAAACATAAACAGGAGCATCACCCCGTAAAAATGGCTTTACCTGCATGAGCAAATACCAAACAGACCAAATTAAAATTCAGTTAATACTAATTATACAATCAAACCCAGAACAGATATCCTTTGTGCACATTATAAGCAAAGCAAAGACAAGACATGCTTGATCAGGAGTCACACAAGTGGTGAGCTTTGAAACTCATATAGGGTAGACAGACCATTCAGTGCGATTGGAGCAGGCCACAGATCAGCCGATGGCTGAACTCAGAACAATaaggtaaacaagggaagcggATAAACCAATTGGTAACAGGCACATCAGTCCTTCCCGCTGGGGCTTTGCAGTTTCCATTTCTCATGTCACTTCTACCCATTTGCTCTTCCTAATCTGCTTTCTAGGCAGAGAGTCACGAAGGGCTGTCCTTCCGATGAGGTGACGCTGAGGAGGAGCTCTCCGGCTGCAGGCTTGGACCAAGCCGCACCAGCCCATAATTCCATTCCATGACCCGAAGCATAATTACTGCTGATATTATGCTGACTATTTAAAAGGCAGCTGCAGAGCACAGCACAGTGACTGGGCTGCCTACTTCCCCGGGAAGAGCCCACTGATCTGACCGTGACCCTGGAAAGCTGCTGGTGTGGAGCATTCTGACTGACAGGGCCGGCCGATGCCCACCCCCACTGGCCACGCCTCCCACCCTACTGACCACACCCCAGTCCCACTGGTCACGCCTCCCACCCTACTGgccacaccccaccccactggccacgccccccacTCCCACTGACCACGCCTCCCACCCTACTgaccacaccccacccccactggcCACGCCTCCCACTCCCACTGGCCACGCCTCCCATCCTTCTgaccacaccccacccccactggtCACGCATCCCACCCTGACATCcacacctcccacccccccaaccagaTACTAGATATTTTTAAAGAAACCATTGTTacccaattaaattaaaattctaTTTGTGCAAAGCATAATGCCGGCATCACAGAGGGTCCTAGTGCTTCTAGGGATGTGGACATAACCAGCTAATTTTACCTTGTGGGCAATGCGGCAGCATGGTGCTCATtatctgagacaaagtgaaatcgaTTGGCTAAGCTGGTACCCCCAGAGAAGCTGGCACCCCACATTGGGTAGCCGTTCTGTGCCGACACTTCAGAGGATGCGAGCAAACCTATGGGCATGAGCAAgtcaatttcactttgtctgaCACACACAACTGAAGTCAGCTAAGTTAGTGCCCCTCAGGAGCTGAGACCCTGTGTCACCTAAGGGATGGACCGGCCCTGCTAATTGGGGATGTCCTGATTTTGCAGAGTTTAATGTGTCCCTCGGTCAAGAAGGGAGGGGCTTGCGTTTCACATCGTTAACCAATCACATTTTTcagtgtatgacatcaccactttaattaaaatcagtgttttctgttaaaaGACAAGGTGCCAAAAAGGTACCCATTTTTCTGTGCATGCCTCATGCCTTATGTAATTACGAAACATAGGACCATGCTTACCTGCAAAGGCTACAGAGAACAACATAAgggtacatttttatttcatgataatgataattataatatatatataatatataataaatgtatacTGATATAATATCAGGATGGTAATAATAATAGGCCTTGCTGAAAGGTCCACAGACATGTGattattctgctgaggctggggctcaaaccagcgaccttcagAGCACGAAGCTGAGACACACCACCCCAGGCCTGATAACTGAATGACTGGAAGTCTtgagtttgaaaatgagaaaaaaacggcccaatgtggtgatgtcatgcaatgaagactgtgattggttaaagtaGTGAAACACAGGCCCCTACTTTGTTGACCCAGGGACATGTTGAACTTCACGATGAAATCAGGATGTCTGCCAACTGGGCAGATTCATCCAACCAATCAACTTGAGCATGGATATAGTGCCCTTCCTGGAGGGCAGAGGCATTGTGGAGTGGCTTTGGGCAGCCAAGCTACTCCTAGATGAACCCTGTGAAAGTTGCCTTTGTTCCAGCCATCAGTAATGTGGTTGTTCATGTGGACATGGCATAGCAGACCTACTTATAGGGAGCAGATCCACTATGAAATGTATGACAGGTAAGTAAGTTGGCTTGTGgtggttgaaagatggatgggggGAAATGAAATGTGAACAATCAGGTAAATATGTTGCCTTAAACTGATCTGTTGCTTATCTAACCCTAAAGCAGCAGGACTTACTAGAACAATTTGCTAAATTCAGCTCATACAGGCTCAACTGGtaattcatattttattggTTCAGCAGTAATGATAAAAATTAGATTCCCAGATTATGACTGAAAATTCATTTCTAGGGCCAAAAGTTTTGTGTCACCTCTCTTATCAGTACAAAGAGCTTAGAAAAATGACTAAGGAAtcattaataaatataataattataaaaatctaagGTCACTTCAGATTCTGAATTCACAAAAGCTTAAGCTTAAGTACGTAATTATTTTCTGATGGAACAAACCCGCTTACACAGTGGCCCCCCAGAAAGAGTGCGCAGCGCTGctctcatgcacacacatcacacagtGAGCTTGCAGTCAGAATGAGGCCAGGCTTAAGTGTGTCACACGTACCACATTGCTGTGCTGCATCATTTGTCTTAGGGCCACAAATAGCCAGTTGCGTAGCTAAACCTGGACGGGTGCTGTTTTTTGATACTGGCTAATGTAACGTCCCCCTTTGTGTAACTTAACATTGTCACATCTGACGAGGGAGGTACGACCCAGCGGCAGCACTGGGTTGGACTGACAAGTGATTTATTGAAGTGGAATACAGCAATCtgaaaacaaaggaccacgaggggttaAAAGTGAAGAACAGGAAGGAATGATGAGACTGGACCTGGAGTGAGGGCAGACACTAACGCGGAACTAATAAACATGGGTGTGGGGTATTATCACAGTAGACTGAGAACAATCAGGTGGTCACAGGTTGGCCAgcaccctctgctggccaaCTGGGGACATGACGGATATGGATCATGACACACATACAGTTTAAATTATGGTTCGTGCCTTGTTTTTGAATAAGATGAAGAACTGCTATCTTCCGCTATTGTGAAGGTAAGTGTGTGATGATAGTAAGTACTGGGTGGATTGGGCCGCACGCTTGGTGGACCTGCCTGGTCCAGGATGGTCTCAGAGGCGTGGATCTCACTCACCTGCCCTCCTGGGAAGGCCTTGTCAGCAACAGAGGGCTTCACCACATCCTGAGTAAAGCAAACAAGCATTAAAAAGAGGTTCATTAAAAACAGAGCCCCCTCTTCACGACGGCAATAAGCAAAGGTAAACGATAAGCAGCCCAAATCAGAGATGTGCTCAGAAAACAAATAGCTTATTACCTGTTAAACAAAGACGGAATCCACACTGCCTCCCACCCACAGACGGCTTGTTGAAATAAATATTGCTCTGTACATTACAGTCAATATCTAGTCTCCAAATGATACCACTGGGAAAATAGTAAGGCAGTGCATTCACATATTGATTGCCATCATAATGCTAATATAAAACACTGAACGGTGATTGGTCAGGCAGGCCACTCGCAGCTCAGAGTCCTGCGCGGCGTCGGCAGCCTCAGCGAGCTTCCATTTATCATGTCTAATGAAGACAACGAGAATAAAGGCCTTCTGAGGCTGAGGGAACTAGGGCAGTTACAGCTCCTGGCAGACATGCACGCTGTGTATCTCCCAGTGCTGGTCCTCACGTTGACCTCAAACAGTGTGGTCTGGTCCTCTCCATCCCCAGGAACAGGCTACTGCTGATGTTCCTCCATCCTGCTGACCATGGGGAGAAAGGGAGGGCAACAAATACTCATCTCTGCTGTATACATATGTGTGATCATGTTGTTTTAAGGTTTTAAGGCTTTAATCCAAGCATGTAAATCAGTGTATGATTTAAGGGACATAGTTGAAAGCCTTTACATCTCTGTTTCTAAGTATGTGAGATTCAGGGGTTGTAGAGGGTCAGAttctgagtgtgtgtctgtactgtgGAGTCAGTTATTCTGAGTGTAGGATATGTGTATTGTGGTAAAGTATGGAAGAATTATTACATCTTATAGTCAATATTTATGAACTTTACGTCAAGGGTTAGATACTGTGGTATTGGATAGGGGTACAGACCAGGACTGTTTGTGGATTTATCAGTGGATATCAAATCTAAACCTTAAAACCTGATGTTACTGACTACAGCTCCCCCTTTCTCTCTGCTGTCTTGTTTTTTCTAATTATGCAGTCCCAGGCAGGGAACACGCAGTAGcgtggcagtgggggggggggggtgccgttTTGATCTGGCACACGAGACAGGGTGAAACTGTACTTCTTGGCCATCCTTTGCGTCTCAGACACAAAAACATTTCAAGGAATACAACAGATGAATCAAGCTGTAAAAATAAGCACGGGAGTTATTATGGTACAGTAGCTGCACTGTGGCATACATTAAGGAGATCAAACAGGAACACGATCGTATTACAGAGAGCGATGCCAGCTTTGACAGTTTATGAGAAACC
The Paramormyrops kingsleyae isolate MSU_618 chromosome 13, PKINGS_0.4, whole genome shotgun sequence DNA segment above includes these coding regions:
- the stard5 gene encoding stAR-related lipid transfer protein 5, which codes for MDYQHIANAVADSLVAYSKDESGWKACKKTDAVTVYWRPSAEFPGNLYKGDGVISASPERVWDCLKPLPDGLRVKWDENVKKFELIETVNDTVSVCRTVTPSAAMGIIAPRDFVDVVLVKRYEDGRITSNATHVDHCDCPPQSGFVRGFNHPCGCFCVPVPGEPNKTQLLSFFQTDLGGYLPRSVVDSFFPSSMAQFYSNLTKAVKSLKDF